The Penicillium digitatum chromosome 6, complete sequence genome contains the following window.
CTCTCGCGTGGCTCTTTCAGGGAAATATTAACCAATGATAGAGGGGTTTTATTCGTCCTGTGGGGGAAAAAGGGGGTACAATGTACATCTCATGTAACTCTGGTCAGTCGATCAATTCACGTACCATCCAAGGTCCTTTCTTTGTATTCACAGTGGGTTGATGTTTGTGGTTGCAACAACATCAAATGCTGTCTTCCGTGACCACGAGGAAAATGTACAAGGTTCCATCGGACTTGCTTTCAAGAAACCCTTTCCATCGGGTTGAAGCTGTCGTACTGTGAAGGAGAGGGGTAGGTTAGATGTGTGAGATTTCCGGGTGTTTCGGCTTTATCTCTCTCTGCAACCCAACCCATCTCATACGCTCCAGCCACACATCTAGATCCCCATATTTGTCAACTAGTTCTATACAACAAATGTGGACATGGCTAAAGCCCAGATTGAAGTAAGGACACTATGCTTCCTCCATGCCTTCATGTGATCTACAGGAGATTCACGAAGTACATCAAACAATGTAGCTATCATCCTACTTCTGCGTCGGAAATTGAAGAGCATGTTCTGAAACGATTCAAGGACACAATTAATCCCCCGTACGTTATGGCGAGAATTCAACTGCTTTGTGCTACACACCCTTCATTCCACTAGGCCGAGAGCCAGCTCTTCCCTCCAGTTCAGCTTGTCCTGTTCTAGTACGCCGGTGTCATTTCAGATACCAATTCCAAATAACTGTCCACGTGCTACATGTGCTGCCATTGACAGCGATGTGTAAGAACCAGTCGGCGTAGCATGTCCACACAACAACCTGCCACACTGCTAACAATTTAACAACCCGAGCCTCAATATTCATGAGCAACTACCCGATTTGGTAACAGACCTGACATCGGAATGACAGATCATTCAACCTCTGCTCAACAACCGCCAAACATGGCGAGCCGGCTGGTATATGCTACCCCCATCCAGCTTGTCTATACTACCTAAATGGCGTGATCCCTAAAACAAACGAACGCCGCAGCCAGCACAGGGACGGAAGTTTACTCATAGCTATCAAGGTCATTAACCGTTTACCCTTGACATAGTACCATCTTATTTACCTAGAAATGGCAACCGAGTCATGAGTGTAAGGTTGGTTAGGATATAGTGCCGATCACATCGTGCGTGAGGTGTGATGTTTAGGCATCGTCGGAGAAGAAGAGTGGACTTTCGACAAGTACAGATTACTGAACGTGGAAGATCGTGAATTAGCCTGTTTAAGGGAGAGTGTCTGCCGAAAGAAAGAGTCAATCTATAAATTGCCGACGTTTGAGCAACTCAGGCTTGAGGGCACTCAACAGTCTCACTAACTAGCTATCAGCTATAAATACCCCACTGCAAACATCAATCTCACAAGCCAGGTAGTTTTGACTTTCTTGAAGGCATAGTACTATCTAAACATCATCACCCTCTTCAACTCCTCATTATGTCGGGTTCACGACAGCAGCCTGGACTGGTAAGACACTAGCCACCTAGCTTATAAGTTGACTCTTGGCACTGATAAATCAGGCTTGCGAGGAATGCCGCAAAAAGAAACTTCGATGCGATAGGCGGCGACCTCAATGTGATCAGTGCGAGGATTCAGGCACAGCATGCCTTGTCAATCAGGTTCGCTCACCACGGGGCCCTAAAAAGGGACATCTCAAGGCTTTGCGCAATCGCATTGGTTTGCTAGAGATACACCCTACACACCTTCTCTGCTAATGTTACTCTTAGCCACATTGGAAAGTATGATCAATTCTGAGCAGAGCCATCTCGGTCCCGAGGGATTGTTGAAAGGCAATGAGAAGTATCACTCCGAAGAGACGGCTCAATTGCTCAGCCCCCCTCAGGAGTATATCCCCAATCACACGAAAACAGAATGTCATGAGATGCCCTACTCCATCGAGACATTAACAATGACCCCACCGGATACTGAGAGCGCAGATGTCATTGAGGCAGATCTGTACGGAAACCCCCCCAAGCTACAAGTTCGGATCCGTCTAACAGCTAGTAAAGGGATCAACTTTATTTTGACAGAGTACACCCTGTCGTGCCGATGCTTCACCAAGGCCGGTACTTCTCCTGGTCACAAAGATTCAACAAACCAGCCTCTTACCTCTGCTTGCAATTTGCCATGTGGGCACTTGCCGCAGCCTCATCTGCCCATTTACAGCATATGCGGGAATCTCTCTACACCCGAGCGCGTTCCGGGATCGAGACTTTAAATCACGATATTGAATCGAGCAGCGCCGCCTGTCTCCAGGCAGCACAAGCATGGCTTCTTCTAACGCACTACGAATTTCGGTATATGAGCTACCGCCGAGCATGGCTTACCGCAGGACGCGCCTTTCGCATTATCCAACTGGCCAAATTACACGAGATTGATCGGCTCACTGACGTTGGCATAAACATGGTGCATCCCGCGGCATgggccgaggccgaggaaaaGCGACGGACCTACTGGCTCGCCTATTGTCTAGACCGCTTCCTCAATATCTCTGACGAGTGGCCTCTCAGTCTACACGAGGAAGCAGTGAGCCAAGACTTCCGTTTTCCACAGAATGCCCCGAGTCACACTAACATCTACTTCAGCTCTGCGTATATCTCCCCGTCTCGGAATCGGACTTTCAGCACAGCAGGTCGGTTATTATGGACTCCTTATATGACGAGATCGAGACCTCCGGACGGAAATTGTTACCGCCTTTCGCCGAGACAATCGTCCTGATCACACTATGCTGGCACAGCGTTGCATTCCACCGCGCCGTCCCCCGCGACAAAGAATCTCCGACAGACGGGGATACCTGGAAGCGCCATACCCGGCTCTACCAAAGGGTACAAGAGCGGCTGATGCTGGTCTCACTCCCCCCGTCCTCGCCCGAGCTCCACGATCCCATGCGGCTATTCACAAACATGCTCGCCAATGCCGCGGTCATTTGGTTCTACAACATCAGGAAGACCCTGCAGGTGGAAATTGATCAGGAAATGATCCTGGTTTCTCTCTACTCCGCATACGAGATAGTAGGTTTGGCGAAGCCTCTCACCCGATCCAGCTTTTTCAAGGTGAGACTACCCCCCCTTTTCCTCCCCGTGAATCGGTGATTCCGGTGTCTCACGAGGTTGCACAGGCGCATGCGTTTTCTCCCATGCTACTCTATCTCTCAGCAAAGTTTCTCAAGACACACGTCGATCAACTGAGTACTTGTGTCCCCGTGTCGGAGGATAACCAGCAGAAGTTGGCGGATTTGAAAAAGGCTTTGCGGGTTTTGCAGGGTGGGAATAACTTAGCGACGAGCTACCTAGAGCTACTTGACTCGGACTCGGAATCTTTTCACAAACTGTGCCACCTGTCAACTGGTCAAGAGTGTACTATCTCTGAAGTCACAGGTCAGCGGGAGCCACCTTTCACTTTCGAAATCATGAATCTTTTTTAGTTTTACGCATTGAGAGCTGGCCTGCTTTGAGATCCTTCCGTCTCAAACTCGGATCTTGAGTCTCGTAGGGTGTACGGATCTAGTGCTCAAGTGGACGGTGCAGTTGACTCAAGTGCCAACCTGTTTCCACACGAGGTGGGGTTTGCCTTGAGAACACATTGACTTACCTCGAAGCCATGGCCCGAGTCTTGAATGTTTTACTGGCTTGAACAATTCTTTCATCTACGAATAGGCTTGCGTGAAAGTGCATCCTGAATGCACTCTAACTGTTTCAAGATCATCAATCGCCTTTCTTTTAACGCTGTTAGGCGTTGGGGATGTTCAAGGACACACAGCCCTAGGGAGTATTTACATACTCTCATTTCGTCACCTTGGCTGTCTCCACGGTTTCTAAGTTGCTATGACTCAAGTTCAATGGGAATTTTCTGAACCCCTGGCTCTACTAGCTCTTGGCCAATCTTGTTCTTTCAATCCTAGGGTATTCGTTCTTTCACTCGGTTAGCATTAACTATTTGGTAAGATGCTTCATAGTGCAATAGATCACGTGTTGAAAGGGATCATCTCGTGCCAACTCCGCAGAGGAAAGAGAAATGCACGAACAAAGGTCATTCTGGGTCATATTTGCAttgggaagggggggggggggggggggggggggggacggCTCCTAGGATGCATCGCCTTTCTTTGTTGACGGTTGCTCAGATGGCACTTTGGCTTATCATTTATATTTCAACATCGTATCTGTGGGAAAGATCGAGGTTGAGGGGTTCCTTTAGAACTCTTAGACCCTGCAAATTACTTTAAAGAGCTTAGATGTGTTTCATATGATTCACTGGCTGCATGAATATAGATTGCCTCCGTGAAGCCACTCCCAGGAGTGTCGTTCATGTTGTAGTTCTTTGAGGATGTATAAAGCAGCGCGCTGTTCTCCAAAGAACGATTGACCTCTTAGGCAAATCAATACATGATGGGGTCGTTTCAGAAGAGTATCATCCTCGGTGTGTGCGGTCTCTGTTTGATTCAAGCAACTGCTGCGGTGTCCATAGCAGAATCCGAGGTTAGTTCCTACTTCTTTTTCCAACATCACTTTTCGACCATCTTCTAACCCAAGATAGCACAATACGATTCAAGACCAGGCTCAATACACCTACCCGTACACCTGTCTCTCCATTCTGGTTGGGGCCGGGGAGACATGTGATGATCTGGTTTCCAGATGTAGCATATCGGCAGCATCCTTCACTTCCTTAAACCCGACTACCGTCTGCACCTCGTTGTCTCACGGAAAACCCGTATGCTGTGGGCCAGGAGAAACACTATTTCCACCGGAAAGTGGTGCTTATTGCTATGTCTATACTATCCGGGATTGCGATACTTGTGCGAAGATTGCCAAGGGGTACAAGATTACGACGGCCGACGTCGAGACTTGGAATACCAATACCACCGCATGGTATGGATGCAACAAGCCGCAGCAGGGGGGCCAGGTTTGTCTCAGCAAGGGCGAGCCCCCAACGCCAGTCGCAATTGGTGGTGCGGTCTGTGGCCCCCAAGTGCCTGGAACGGCACGCCCGGTGTTATGGACCGATATTGCATCTTTGAATCCATGTCCTGCGGGTCAATGTGTAAGTTGTCTCGTGATTTGAGCTTAATTCAGCGATCAAGACTGACCATCTGTGTAGTGCTCTACAAAGGGTAAATGTGGCACTGGTGCGGACTTCTGTGATTCATCTGCACCCGCAGCTATCGCGCCACCAGTGTCTGCAACTAAAGTTGCACCCACAAGTAAGACTACGTCCGTGAAAAATCCATCCGTAACCGAAGCTACATCCGAGATATCCGAAACAAAAGGTGTGCCATTGTCAGCTAGAAGCTTTGTGACAATAACAGCTGAAGCCGTTACGGTGACAGTCAAAGCTGGATCCTCGACCCCTTCAGAAAATGCGGACTCACATGGTTTTACGACAGACATACCCTTAGTAGATGTACCCTTGACATATCTACACACAGAAGATATCAAGTCCGCACCCTCTGCCACTCACACCAACGCGGCTACTGGCGATGTTGCTGATTTCTTGAAACCGGCCGAAATGATCAGTGCTCTGGCGAGCCAACTTCGGACTATGTTGGTCTCTACAATTACCAGTACGACCAAGGCCCCGGCGACAGCAACACAAAAGGAGTCAAGTGAGACCAAACGCTCGCCTACACAAACCATAAATGGAGTCGTCACCGTGCCCAGCGGATGGTCATTGATGATGTTTGATGGCATCGGTTGCACTGGCAGCTACGTGCTGCTTCAAGGCCACAacaagaaattggaggataGTGACTGTATGAAATTCCGCGCGGCGAGCAAGCTCGAAACAGTGGTCAACGACACGGCCGTTTCATGTCGTTGGTGGACTCTGCCAGACACCGGTAATTGGCAGTGGAGGAACTGTCACAGCAATTCTCTGAACAAACCCAAATCGTGGCTGATGTCGAACGGTCTGTGTACCGTCTCTCCGAATACGGAATGCGATCTTGTCAACGACAGATCCCAAACTTATGGCTGGCGGGGTCCTGGGTTGTGTCAAGATCGCCGGCCGATGGATCCGACATTTGGATCTATGAAGTGCTACGTTGGATAAGGTGGAAATAGATAGAATACGTATATCGGACTTTTCATCGCCAATCAGATACCTTAGGTCGCTTAGATTTTCTTTCCTACCTTAGAAACATGAGGATCAAATTTACCAAAAGAACTCATCAACCGGCTTGTAATTTAACACGGtcctaatttttttttcctttccgGTTTATCACAGACTCCCAGCTTTGTTTC
Protein-coding sequences here:
- a CDS encoding Zn(2)-C6 fungal-type DNA-binding domain, whose product is MSGSRQQPGLACEECRKKKLRCDRRRPQCDQCEDSGTACLVNQVRSPRGPKKGHLKALRNRIATLESMINSEQSHLGPEGLLKGNEKYHSEETAQLLSPPQEYIPNHTKTECHEMPYSIETLTMTPPDTESADVIEADLDQLYFDRVHPVVPMLHQGRYFSWSQRFNKPASYLCLQFAMWALAAASSAHLQHMRESLYTRARSGIETLNHDIESSSAACLQAAQAWLLLTHYEFRYMSYRRAWLTAGRAFRIIQLAKLHEIDRLTDVGINMVHPAAWAEAEEKRRTYWLAYCLDRFLNISDEWPLSLHEEALCVYLPVSESDFQHSRSVIMDSLYDEIETSGRKLLPPFAETIVLITLCWHSVAFHRAVPRDKESPTDGDTWKRHTRLYQRVQERLMLVSLPPSSPELHDPMRLFTNMLANAAVIWFYNIRKTLQVEIDQEMILVSLYSAYEIVGLAKPLTRSSFFKAHAFSPMLLYLSAKFLKTHVDQLSTCVPVSEDNQQKLADLKKALRVLQGGNNLATSYLELLDSDSESFHKLCHLSTGQECTISEVTGQREPPFTFEIMNLF
- a CDS encoding Peptidoglycan-binding Lysin subgroup; amino-acid sequence: MGSFQKSIILGVCGLCLIQATAAVSIAESEHNTIQDQAQYTYPYTCLSILVGAGETCDDLVSRCSISAASFTSLNPTTVCTSLSHGKPVCCGPGETLFPPESGAYCYVYTIRDCDTCAKIAKGYKITTADVETWNTNTTAWYGCNKPQQGGQVCLSKGEPPTPVAIGGAVCGPQVPGTARPVLWTDIASLNPCPAGQCCSTKGKCGTGADFCDSSAPAAIAPPVSATKVAPTTEAVTVTVKAGSSTPSENADSHGFTTDIPLVDVPLTYLHTEDIKSAPSATHTNAATGDVADFLKPAEMISALASQLRTMLVSTITSTTKAPATATQKESSETKRSPTQTINGVVTVPSGWSLMMFDGIGCTGSYVLLQGHNKKLEDSDCMKFRAASKLETVVNDTAVSCRWWTLPDTGNWQWRNCHSNSLNKPKSWLMSNGLCTVSPNTECDLVNDRSQTYGWRGPGLCQDRRPMDPTFGSMKCYVG